From Flavobacterium sp. 102, a single genomic window includes:
- a CDS encoding TonB-dependent receptor: MPKNIFTPIFLILLTFQLHSQQKYTINGLVSDGRNKETLIGVSLYIEETKTGLTTNEYGFYSITLPKGNYTLSVSYVGYKTITETIELTQDTRKNFLITESSQQLDEVVIVQNSKRVDVRKPEMSVNKLTIQEIKEMPVIFGEVDVIKSILTLPGVTNAGEGQSGFNVRGGGADQNLVLLDEATIFNSSHLFGLFSVFNPDAIKDLKLYKGGIPSRYGGRLSSILDIYQKEGNKDSFHMNGGIGLISSRILAEGPIVKGKGSFVFAGRGSYAHLFLKLADNPNSAYFYDLNTKLSYSINEKNNIYLSGYFGRDVFQLNNSFVNTYGNAVLNFRWNHLFSDKLFSNMSMIYSDYYYGLKLDIIGFNWDSGIKNYNFKYDFKHYLTNKLKLTYGIQTHYYDFNPGKIEPTSEESGINADQLEKKYALENAVYLDAEHQISKNLALSYGLRFSSFLRLGQQTMNTYANNQPVTFNSQFLIYESAEPTGTVSYGKNETIANFENLEPRFAIAYTLNEDQSVKASYNRMSQYLHLISNTQSPTPLDVWAPSDQYLKPQILDQVALGYFRNISDDLYSLEVETFFKKIKNRVDYIDGANLIANEAIERVVLNGKARAYGLEVLFRKNSGRFKGWVSYTLSRSEQQVDGRTPEEIGINNGRWYRTGFDKMHNLAVVANYKLNEKWRFSSNFTLQTGQPVTFPTGQYEYQGITVPIFSSRNENNLPLYHHLDVSATLTPRKNKGRKWQSEWVFGIYNIYNRMNSASITFRQNQETGNNEAIRLSIFGIVPSATYNIKF, from the coding sequence ATGCCAAAAAATATTTTCACTCCTATCTTTTTAATTTTATTAACGTTTCAACTCCATTCACAACAAAAATACACCATTAATGGTTTAGTTTCTGATGGTAGAAATAAAGAAACATTAATTGGGGTTTCCTTGTATATAGAAGAAACAAAAACCGGACTAACCACCAATGAATACGGTTTTTATTCTATTACTTTGCCCAAAGGAAATTATACATTATCGGTTAGTTATGTGGGCTACAAAACCATAACAGAAACCATAGAACTTACTCAAGATACCCGGAAAAATTTCTTAATTACTGAAAGCAGCCAACAACTTGACGAAGTCGTAATTGTTCAAAACAGCAAACGCGTGGACGTCAGAAAGCCTGAAATGAGTGTCAACAAACTCACCATTCAGGAAATCAAAGAAATGCCGGTGATATTTGGTGAAGTCGACGTTATCAAATCGATATTAACGCTTCCGGGAGTTACCAATGCCGGTGAAGGACAATCGGGATTCAACGTTCGCGGAGGCGGTGCTGATCAGAACTTGGTTCTATTAGACGAAGCTACCATCTTTAATTCCTCGCATTTATTCGGTTTGTTTTCGGTTTTTAATCCCGATGCCATTAAAGATTTGAAACTCTATAAAGGTGGCATTCCGTCAAGATACGGTGGTCGATTGTCTTCCATCTTAGACATTTACCAAAAAGAAGGAAACAAAGACTCTTTTCACATGAATGGCGGTATTGGACTTATTTCCAGTAGAATTTTAGCCGAAGGACCAATTGTAAAAGGCAAAGGTTCCTTCGTTTTTGCCGGAAGAGGTTCTTATGCACATCTATTTCTAAAACTGGCGGATAATCCAAACTCGGCTTATTTTTATGATTTGAACACCAAATTGAGTTATTCCATCAATGAAAAAAACAATATTTATCTTTCGGGATATTTTGGTAGAGATGTGTTCCAACTGAACAATAGTTTTGTCAACACTTATGGAAATGCGGTTCTCAATTTTAGATGGAATCATTTGTTTTCAGACAAATTGTTCTCCAATATGTCGATGATTTATTCTGATTATTATTACGGTCTCAAATTAGACATCATTGGATTTAATTGGGATAGCGGAATCAAAAACTACAATTTCAAATACGATTTCAAACATTATTTGACTAACAAACTCAAACTTACTTACGGTATACAAACCCATTATTACGATTTCAATCCGGGTAAAATTGAGCCTACCAGTGAAGAATCAGGTATTAATGCAGACCAATTGGAGAAAAAATATGCTTTAGAAAATGCCGTTTATTTAGATGCGGAACACCAAATTTCTAAAAACCTTGCCCTTTCTTATGGTCTTCGATTTAGTTCGTTTCTGCGTTTGGGCCAACAAACGATGAATACTTATGCCAACAATCAACCGGTGACATTTAATTCCCAATTTTTAATCTACGAAAGTGCAGAACCCACCGGAACTGTTAGTTATGGTAAAAATGAAACGATAGCGAATTTTGAAAACCTGGAACCTCGTTTTGCCATTGCTTACACCTTAAATGAAGACCAGTCTGTAAAAGCCAGTTATAACCGAATGTCGCAGTATTTGCATTTGATTTCAAATACGCAATCGCCAACACCTTTGGATGTTTGGGCACCAAGTGACCAATATTTGAAACCTCAGATTTTAGACCAAGTAGCTTTAGGTTATTTCCGAAATATAAGCGATGATTTGTATTCACTTGAAGTCGAAACTTTTTTCAAAAAAATTAAAAATCGTGTCGATTATATTGACGGAGCCAATTTAATAGCCAACGAAGCTATTGAAAGAGTGGTCTTGAACGGAAAAGCAAGAGCTTACGGATTAGAAGTCTTGTTCCGAAAAAACTCCGGTCGTTTCAAAGGTTGGGTTTCTTATACGTTGTCAAGATCAGAACAGCAAGTTGACGGAAGAACTCCGGAAGAAATCGGAATTAACAACGGCAGATGGTATAGAACCGGCTTTGACAAAATGCACAATTTGGCGGTGGTAGCGAATTACAAATTAAATGAAAAATGGCGTTTTAGTTCCAATTTCACTTTGCAAACCGGACAACCTGTGACCTTTCCAACCGGACAATATGAATACCAAGGCATCACAGTTCCGATTTTTAGCTCCAGAAACGAAAACAATTTACCCTTGTACCATCACTTAGATGTCTCGGCTACTTTGACACCAAGAAAAAACAAAGGCAGAAAATGGCAAAGCGAATGGGTTTTCGGGATTTACAACATCTACAACCGAATGAATTCCGCCTCTATTACCTTCAGACAAAATCAAGAAACCGGTAATAATGAAGCCATCAGATTGTCTATTTTCGGAATTGTGCCAAGTGCTACTTATAACATTAAATTTTAA
- a CDS encoding DUF4249 family protein, producing MKTIYFSLLIVLFSFTSCEKVIDVDLSTSEPRLVIEASIQWLNGTPGNEQIVKLSTTTDYFSGEIPPVTDAVVYITNSSNVVFNFTQDTELGIYKCLNFIPVVNETYTLTVIYEGETYTSTEKLLDTPTVTRIEQDDEGGILGDEVEVKFFFDDLVNETNHYMVRIDDPYKVIPEYGVIEDRFFQNNEMFGLYFSEDLKPNDTLKFTLNGITLNYYNYMDILLEQTGSNSMGPFSTPTSTVRGNIVNQTNFNNFALGYFRLSKTEISEYIIQ from the coding sequence ATGAAAACCATATATTTTAGTTTGCTGATTGTCCTTTTTTCATTCACCTCTTGTGAAAAAGTCATTGATGTTGACTTATCAACTTCGGAACCAAGGTTAGTAATTGAAGCCTCCATTCAGTGGCTTAACGGAACTCCCGGAAACGAACAAATCGTCAAACTTTCCACTACGACAGATTACTTCTCCGGTGAAATTCCACCGGTTACTGATGCGGTAGTTTACATTACTAACAGTTCCAATGTCGTTTTCAATTTTACCCAAGATACAGAACTCGGAATTTATAAATGCCTTAATTTTATTCCCGTGGTGAATGAAACTTACACTTTAACCGTTATCTATGAAGGCGAAACGTATACTTCTACAGAAAAACTCTTAGATACGCCAACGGTAACCCGAATCGAACAAGATGATGAAGGCGGGATTCTAGGCGATGAAGTTGAAGTGAAATTCTTTTTTGATGATTTAGTCAATGAAACCAATCACTATATGGTTAGAATTGATGATCCTTACAAAGTCATTCCAGAATACGGTGTGATTGAAGATCGTTTTTTTCAAAACAATGAAATGTTTGGTTTGTATTTTAGTGAAGATTTAAAACCAAACGATACTTTAAAATTCACTTTAAACGGAATTACCTTAAACTACTATAATTACATGGACATTTTATTGGAACAAACGGGTTCAAATAGTATGGGACCATTTTCTACACCAACCTCAACCGTAAGAGGAAATATAGTCAACCAAACCAATTTCAACAATTTTGCTTTGGGTTATTTCCGACTGAGTAAAACCGAAATTTCAGAGTATATCATTCAGTAA
- a CDS encoding thiamine diphosphokinase: MSSHHIVRDDQEPALIIANGEACSAELLGQLLEWSPLVIVLDSAIERVLELGIKVDVLLGDFDRGFDADYYKEKQYPIEIVYAPNQDKTDLEKAFDYLIEKGHKAANVIWATGKRADHTITNLTNIVAYRNKLKVVILDDHSKVFLLPNTFEKWYTENTIISLIPIGKVSGITTRNLFYSLTQEELTIGYRTGSSNHVTTDGIVSISHTEGDLLLMECWD; the protein is encoded by the coding sequence ATGTCATCACATCACATCGTTCGCGACGACCAAGAACCGGCTTTAATTATTGCCAATGGAGAAGCTTGTAGCGCTGAACTATTAGGACAATTGCTTGAATGGTCACCATTGGTCATAGTCTTAGATTCTGCTATTGAACGGGTTTTAGAATTAGGGATTAAAGTTGATGTATTATTAGGCGATTTTGACCGAGGTTTTGATGCTGACTATTACAAAGAAAAACAATATCCGATTGAAATTGTGTACGCGCCCAACCAAGACAAAACTGATTTGGAAAAAGCCTTTGACTATTTAATCGAAAAAGGACATAAAGCAGCGAATGTCATTTGGGCCACCGGAAAACGTGCCGATCACACCATCACTAATTTAACGAACATCGTTGCTTACCGAAATAAACTGAAAGTGGTTATTTTGGACGACCATTCCAAAGTGTTCTTATTACCCAATACTTTTGAAAAATGGTACACAGAAAACACCATTATTTCACTGATTCCCATCGGAAAAGTAAGCGGCATTACCACTCGAAATCTTTTCTATTCATTGACCCAGGAAGAATTGACCATCGGTTACCGAACCGGAAGCAGCAACCACGTTACCACAGACGGAATTGTATCAATTTCCCATACCGAAGGCGATTTATTGCTGATGGAATGTTGGGACTAA
- the rlmF gene encoding 23S rRNA (adenine(1618)-N(6))-methyltransferase RlmF, with protein MKTQNSSEKTTLHPRNPHRFRYDFEALIKVCPELKSFVHTNEHKIGSSDSEQAKQTVDFSNPDAVKALNKALLIFHYDIQNWDIPANYLCPPIPGRTDYIHYIADLLATTNNGIIPEGETVVGLDIGIGANCIYPIIGNSAYGWSFVGTDIDEKALQNCKKIIAENPKLIDAISLQLQVEPRFIFKNIILPEDKFAFTICNPPFHNSAEEAAKSALRKVNTLNDKKTSNPILNFGGQNAELCCNGGEIGFITQMIYESAKYPLQCLWFTTLVSKKDNLKSIYKTLNKVSAAEIKTIDMAQGQKISRLVAWTFLSPKQQTEMINSLNL; from the coding sequence TTGAAAACTCAAAACAGTTCAGAAAAAACTACTTTACATCCTAGAAATCCACACCGATTTCGATACGATTTTGAAGCCTTGATCAAAGTTTGTCCGGAGTTGAAAAGTTTTGTTCATACCAACGAACACAAAATAGGCTCGAGCGATAGCGAACAGGCGAAGCAAACCGTGGATTTCAGTAATCCTGATGCTGTAAAAGCACTGAATAAAGCCTTACTGATTTTCCATTACGACATTCAAAATTGGGATATTCCTGCCAACTATCTTTGTCCGCCAATTCCCGGAAGAACTGATTATATTCATTACATCGCAGATTTATTGGCTACAACGAATAACGGAATCATTCCTGAAGGCGAAACTGTAGTCGGTTTGGACATTGGTATTGGTGCCAATTGCATTTATCCGATTATAGGAAATAGCGCTTATGGCTGGAGTTTTGTTGGTACTGATATCGATGAAAAAGCGCTTCAAAATTGCAAAAAAATTATCGCTGAAAACCCAAAGTTAATTGATGCCATTAGTTTACAATTACAAGTCGAACCAAGATTTATTTTCAAAAACATTATTTTGCCCGAAGACAAATTTGCTTTCACCATTTGCAATCCGCCCTTTCACAACTCGGCTGAAGAAGCGGCAAAAAGTGCGTTGCGCAAAGTGAATACTTTAAATGATAAAAAGACCTCAAATCCCATTTTAAATTTTGGTGGTCAAAATGCAGAATTGTGCTGTAATGGTGGCGAAATCGGATTTATTACCCAAATGATTTATGAAAGTGCCAAATATCCGCTGCAATGTTTATGGTTTACGACTTTGGTTTCCAAAAAAGACAATTTGAAAAGCATTTATAAAACGCTAAATAAAGTTAGCGCCGCCGAGATCAAAACCATTGATATGGCGCAAGGCCAAAAGATAAGCCGCTTGGTCGCCTGGACATTTCTTTCGCCAAAACAACAAACCGAAATGATTAATTCGTTAAACTTATGA
- the nudK gene encoding GDP-mannose pyrophosphatase NudK, translating into MSNPKIEILKSEILSDNWYVLRKITYNYLKKDGNWETQIREAYDRGNGATILLYNKKAKTVILTQQFRLPTYVNGNETGMMIEACAGLLDKDNAEECIRRETEEETGYQISAVEKLFEVYMSPGSVTEIVHFFAAEYTKDMKVNDGGGIQEEQENIEVLELNFDQAYNMIASGEIKDAKTIMLLQYAKINGLV; encoded by the coding sequence ATGAGTAACCCAAAAATAGAAATCCTCAAATCAGAAATCCTTTCAGACAATTGGTATGTGCTCCGAAAAATCACTTACAACTATCTCAAAAAAGACGGCAATTGGGAAACGCAAATTCGCGAAGCATATGACCGAGGAAATGGCGCCACGATTTTGTTATATAACAAAAAAGCTAAAACGGTAATCTTAACACAACAATTCCGCTTACCAACGTATGTCAATGGCAACGAAACCGGAATGATGATTGAAGCCTGCGCCGGATTATTAGACAAAGACAACGCCGAGGAATGTATCAGAAGAGAAACTGAAGAAGAAACCGGTTATCAAATTTCCGCTGTAGAAAAACTATTTGAAGTTTATATGTCTCCAGGTTCCGTTACCGAAATTGTCCATTTCTTTGCTGCCGAATATACCAAGGACATGAAAGTCAATGATGGTGGCGGAATACAAGAAGAACAGGAAAACATCGAAGTTTTAGAGCTCAATTTTGACCAAGCTTACAACATGATTGCGTCAGGAGAAATCAAAGATGCGAAGACAATTATGTTATTACAATATGCAAAAATCAATGGTTTAGTTTAA
- the uvrB gene encoding excinuclease ABC subunit UvrB — protein sequence MKFQVVSEYQPTGDQPQAIDKLVKGIVSGEKYQTLLGVTGSGKTFTMANVIQEVEKPTLVLAHNKTLAAQLYSEFKQFFPNNSVQYFVSYYDYYQPEAYIPVTGVFIEKDLSINDELEKLRLSTTSALLSGRRDVLVVASVSCLYGIGNPVEFQKNVISIDKGQVISRTKLLHRLVQSLYSRTEVEFTPGTFRIKGDTVEIFPSYADEPFRVHFFGDEIEEIEAFDPKTAKVFERYEKLNIYPANMFVTSPDVLQSAIWDIQQDLVKQVDYFKEVGKHLEAKRLEERTNFDLEMIRELGYCSGIENYSRYLDRRLPGTRPFCLLDYFPDDYLMVVDESHVTISQVHAMYGGDRSRKENLVEYGFRLPAAMDNRPLKFEEFESMQNQVVYVSATPADYELQKSEGIYVEQVIRPTGLLDPIIEVRPSLNQIDDLIEEIQLRCEADERVLVTTLTKRMAEELTKYLTKVSIRCRYIHSDVDTLERVEIMQDLRKGLFDVLIGVNLLREGLDLPEVSLVAILDADKEGFLRSHRSLTQTVGRAARNVNGKAILYADKITNSMQKTIDETNYRREKQSAYNTLHGLEPKALNKSLGNALSSNSVSTQYFEDKIAKAAEPESLYLSKPEIEKKIRDARKAMEKAAKDLDFMQAAKFRDEIQALQSKLAIT from the coding sequence ATGAAATTCCAAGTCGTATCCGAATACCAACCTACCGGTGACCAACCACAAGCCATTGACAAATTAGTCAAAGGGATTGTAAGTGGTGAAAAATACCAAACGCTTTTAGGCGTTACCGGTTCCGGAAAGACATTTACTATGGCAAATGTGATTCAGGAAGTCGAGAAACCGACTTTGGTTTTGGCTCACAATAAAACCTTGGCCGCGCAATTGTATTCAGAGTTTAAGCAATTTTTTCCGAACAATTCCGTACAGTATTTTGTGTCTTATTACGACTATTACCAACCCGAAGCCTACATTCCGGTTACCGGCGTTTTTATCGAAAAAGATTTATCCATCAATGACGAATTAGAAAAACTGCGTTTAAGCACTACTTCTGCCCTATTATCCGGCCGTAGAGATGTTTTGGTTGTGGCTTCTGTTTCTTGTTTGTATGGTATCGGAAATCCGGTGGAATTTCAAAAAAATGTAATTTCGATAGACAAAGGTCAAGTGATTTCTCGCACCAAATTATTACACCGCTTAGTCCAAAGTTTATACTCCAGAACTGAAGTGGAATTCACACCCGGAACTTTCAGAATCAAAGGCGACACCGTGGAAATTTTCCCAAGTTATGCGGACGAACCTTTTCGCGTGCATTTCTTTGGCGATGAAATTGAAGAAATTGAAGCTTTTGATCCAAAAACTGCGAAAGTTTTTGAACGCTACGAAAAACTAAATATTTATCCCGCCAATATGTTTGTAACGTCACCCGATGTTTTGCAATCAGCAATTTGGGATATCCAACAAGATTTGGTCAAACAAGTCGATTATTTTAAAGAAGTCGGCAAACATCTTGAAGCCAAACGTTTAGAAGAGCGTACCAATTTCGATTTGGAAATGATACGCGAATTGGGTTATTGCTCCGGCATTGAGAATTACTCAAGATATTTAGACCGTCGACTTCCGGGAACACGACCTTTCTGTTTACTCGATTATTTTCCCGATGACTATTTGATGGTTGTCGATGAAAGTCACGTAACAATTTCGCAAGTACATGCCATGTATGGTGGTGATAGAAGTCGGAAAGAGAATTTGGTCGAATATGGTTTCCGATTACCGGCTGCGATGGACAACCGTCCGTTAAAGTTTGAGGAATTTGAGAGTATGCAAAACCAAGTCGTTTATGTTTCGGCAACACCTGCAGATTATGAATTGCAAAAATCGGAAGGCATTTATGTGGAACAAGTGATTCGTCCAACAGGATTATTGGATCCGATTATTGAAGTACGGCCGAGTTTGAACCAAATTGATGATTTAATCGAAGAAATTCAGTTGCGTTGCGAAGCCGATGAACGCGTTTTGGTCACCACCTTAACCAAAAGAATGGCGGAAGAACTGACCAAATATTTAACCAAAGTTTCGATTCGTTGTCGATACATTCACTCAGATGTTGATACTTTGGAACGGGTAGAAATCATGCAAGATTTGCGCAAAGGTTTGTTTGATGTTTTAATTGGTGTAAACTTACTCCGTGAAGGTTTAGATTTACCCGAAGTATCGTTGGTTGCGATTTTAGATGCAGATAAAGAAGGTTTTTTGCGAAGTCATCGCTCTCTGACGCAAACCGTTGGACGCGCTGCGCGAAACGTCAACGGCAAAGCGATTTTGTACGCTGATAAGATTACCAACAGTATGCAAAAAACCATAGACGAAACCAATTATCGTCGGGAAAAACAAAGCGCTTACAACACTTTACACGGTTTGGAACCAAAAGCATTGAATAAAAGCTTAGGAAATGCTTTGAGTAGCAACTCTGTTTCTACACAATATTTTGAAGATAAAATTGCCAAAGCTGCCGAACCCGAAAGCCTTTATTTATCCAAACCCGAAATCGAAAAAAAAATCCGTGACGCCCGAAAAGCGATGGAAAAAGCGGCTAAAGATTTAGACTTTATGCAAGCGGCAAAGTTTCGCGATGAGATTCAGGCGTTGCAGAGTAAATTAGCGATCACTTAA
- a CDS encoding DUF3788 family protein, whose translation MKSIFTNKAETPNEVQLQEALGKTYVYWQTFAEHTKKLYPKAICEWNFSSEKFGWSLRIKDKKRVIIYLLPRDNFFKVAFVFGQKATDEIMTSNISESIKKELLATKVHAEGRGIRIDIKDETLLNDILNLIEIKINH comes from the coding sequence ATGAAAAGTATTTTTACCAATAAGGCAGAAACCCCAAACGAAGTCCAACTTCAGGAAGCTTTAGGTAAAACTTATGTTTATTGGCAAACTTTTGCAGAACATACCAAAAAATTATATCCAAAAGCCATCTGTGAATGGAACTTCTCAAGCGAGAAATTCGGTTGGAGTCTCAGAATTAAGGACAAAAAAAGAGTGATTATTTACTTACTGCCAAGGGATAACTTCTTTAAAGTCGCCTTTGTTTTTGGTCAAAAAGCCACTGATGAAATTATGACAAGTAACATCTCTGAATCCATAAAAAAAGAACTGTTAGCCACTAAAGTACATGCTGAAGGTCGTGGCATTCGAATCGACATTAAAGATGAAACTTTACTAAACGATATATTAAATCTCATTGAAATAAAGATCAACCATTAA
- a CDS encoding Hsp20/alpha crystallin family protein codes for MNLVKRNYNNFPSIIDEFLKPDWFGGFQNLQTNIPAVNIKETDTNYSLELAAPGKVKDDFVIEIDHNVLTISSEVKTENEQKDDNGRYTRREFSYAAFRRAFTLPETVNTEDINANYENGVLWITLPKKQEALPKPKRLIDIL; via the coding sequence ATGAATTTAGTTAAAAGAAATTACAACAATTTTCCATCAATCATTGATGAGTTTTTGAAACCGGACTGGTTTGGAGGTTTCCAAAATTTACAAACTAACATACCGGCGGTTAACATTAAGGAAACGGATACTAATTACAGTTTAGAATTGGCCGCGCCCGGAAAAGTTAAGGACGATTTTGTGATTGAAATCGACCACAATGTTTTGACTATTTCTTCTGAAGTTAAAACAGAAAACGAACAAAAAGACGATAACGGAAGATATACCCGAAGAGAGTTTAGTTATGCGGCTTTCAGAAGAGCCTTTACTTTACCTGAAACGGTGAATACAGAGGATATCAATGCCAATTATGAGAACGGAGTATTATGGATAACCTTGCCTAAAAAACAAGAAGCATTACCCAAACCGAAGCGATTGATTGATATCTTGTAA